From the Aerococcus viridans genome, the window CGTCACCAAAATATCAGTAAATATATGCAAACCTCACTGAACACATTATTGAAGAATATAGCGTTTATCGCAAACACCTTCCATTACAAGACTAGATCAAACGCTAGTCTAGAAGGAAAAAATAATCGTATCAAAGTTATAAAATGTGTATCCTATGGATATCGTAATTTTTTCAATTTCAGAAATAGGGTAATGATTAGTTTCATTTTAAAACCGGGCAAGCCCGCTTCCCTTAATTAAATAAACATGATACATCCCGCTCGCTATGTTCAAAGAAAAAAACTGCAAGTGTACGTCCTTAGCCGTGAAAAAGCATGATATCGAGACCTTGGCTCGATATCAAGGCAGAGAGACCTTGGCTCTCGCCGGTGCCACGGCTCTTAAGGAACGTACACAGCAGTTCAAAGGACAAAAAAGATAGTTCTTCTTTTATCAAATCTCATTTAAAATAAAATAAAAAAGAAACTCAAATCCATATAAAATGAATTTAAGTTTCTTGCTTAAATTAAGCTATCCACATTAAATGTCGAAGAGCCTTTTGTTTTCCTTTTCAAAGAAAAAATCATTCTAGACATTTTTAGCCATCTTAGCTAGTATTAATGGATGACAAACTTATGGTTGATACAGAAAACAAAGGAAAGGTTGACGATCATGGCTTTCAAATGGAGCGAAATACTGTTTTATCTACTACCCATCGTGAGCTTATTGCTTGTGGGTACAGTTGGAAAACCTTACCTCTACTTTAATAAGCGGATTAAATTTGCACCGATTGATGTGGTTTTTCCCATTCTTTTGGTTTGCCTCCACTTTATTTCCAAGGATTTATTATTATTTTCAATTATTCCCCACTTAGTGGTTGTGATTTCCTTGTTAGCGATTGGTGTTTTAGTTTGGCGTTTTGTGAGAAATCAAGAAGTTATTGTTGGAAAATTCTACCGCATGCTGGTAAATATTGCCTTCTCCTTTACGTTCATTCTTTATATGCTGGTAACCATCTGCCGAATTATTCAAGTAGTGACAATGTAAACATTAGCTAGTCATCAATCTCTATTGGGTAGAAACTTAAAATTCTTTAAAATATTCAAAAAGAAGCTTAGACCTTGTTAAAAAACAGGTTCAAAGCTTCTTTTTTTGTGGAAAAAACCCGAAATTACGCCTTTTCCACAAATAATGTAAAAAAAAGCAAAATTTTGGGGATATATGGTGAAAAGTGGGGAGATATGGTAGACTTAAACCAATAAAGGTTAAGGTTAGGCACAGAAGGTGATAAAAGATGTTGATGGGTGAATTCCAACATAATATCGACGCCAAAGGGCGGATCATCATTCCAGCGAAATTACGTGAGGACTTAGGTGCTAAGTTCGTGATTACACGTGGCTTAGATGGGTGTGTTTTTGGCTATCCTTTAGACAATTGGGAGAAAATTCAAGAGAAATTGAAACAATTACCGCTAGCTAAGAAAGAAGCACGTGCTTTTACACGTTTTTTCTATTCTGCAGCGGCTGAAGTCGAAATTGATAAGCAAGGTCGTATTAACGTCCCATCAACCTTGGTAGATTATGCCAATCTTGAAAAAGAGTGTCTAGTCTTAGGGGTTTCTGACCGTATTGAAATTTGGTCGAAAGCAAGATGGGAAAGTGTTTCTTCTGAAATTGAAGAAAGCTTCGAAGAAATTGCGGAAGACATGTTAGATTTTGGCCTTTAATTAAGCATATAAATCAGAAAATTAAATGTAATAAATTTTTAAAGAGATAAAGAATTATAGAAGAAGAGGATGGCAGAAGAATGGCAAATGAATTCCATCATATCTCAGTGTTGTTAAACGAATCAGTAGACGGATTGGCAATCAAACCCAACGGTATTTATGTTGATTGTACTTTGGGTGGTGCTGGACATAGTTCTAAAATCGCAGCAGCCCTATCTGACGAAGGTCGTTTAATCGCCTTTGATCAGGATTTAGTGGCCATTGGCAATGCCGAGAAAGTATTGGCAGCGGAAATTGAAAGTGGGAAAGTGACCCTTGTTCACAATAATTTCAGACATATCCAGTCAGAACTTGAAAAAATGGGTATTACCGGTGTAGACGGTATCTTGTATGACCTTGGCGTGAGCTCGCCACAATTAGATGAGATTGAACGCGGATTTTCATACCATCAAGATGCACCATTAGACATGCGTATGGACCAAACTCAAGCATTAACAGCAGAAACTATTATTAATGACTGGGAATACAATGATCTTGTACGTATTTTTTACCGCTACGGAGAAGAAAAATTCTCTAAGCAAATTGCCCGTAAAATCGAGCAAAGAAGAGCGGATCACCGGATTACGCGTACGGAAGAATTAGTGGACATCGTTAAAGAAGCTATTCCTGCACCGGCCCGCCGTAAGGGTGGACATCCGGCTAAACGGATTTTCCAAGCAGTGCGTATTGCAGTCAACGATGAATTAGGCGCAATTGAAGACTCACTAGAGCAAGCATTGAATTTATTGAATGTTGGCGGACGTGTATCGGCGATTTCTTTTCAATCATTAGAAGACCGCATTGTGAAGCAAATGTTCAAGGACGCTTCAACAGGCGAGGAATTACCGGCTAATTTACCAGTGATTAATGCGGATATTGAAGCGCCATTTAAATTGGTCAATAGAAAACCAATTTACGCCAGTGAAGAAGAGTTGGCCTATAACTCACGCGCACAAAGTGCTAAGTTACGTATAATCGAACGCATTAAATAGACATTTAATCAACTTTAGACCAATAGAAAAAGTAAGCACACTAATAGAAGGGAGCCGTATTTATGGCAATATTTCTACTTCAAGACCAAGTAAATATTAAAATGAGTGCTATGCCGGCCGAAAGAGCCATTCCAAATATTCCGGCTTACCCAGAAGAAAGTCAACAAGCGCAACCAAAGCAGAATGTGACTGCTCTTCCGGCGAATATACCGGCCAATAAAAGTAAATCAAGAGTAAAATTCTCACTGATGCAAAAAATGTTGATGACAATAGCTTTTCTAGTTATGATTGCAGGACTATTAGGAGTGACCATTATGCGTGCTAACGTGAATGCAGCGTCACAACAGTTACAAGAAGTGCAACAAAATGCAGAAGATTTAGGTATTCAAAAAGAGAATTTAACCCAAGAAGTCCACGAATTATCAAACTACTCACGAGTAGTAGAAATCGCTGAAGAGCAAGGGTTGAATATGAATGAAGAAAATATAAGGAATGTGGAATAAATGAAAGACAGTAGAAAACTTAAAAAGAATCGCAAAAAAACAATTAGAGCGATGATGGGCTTGGCAGGTTTTTTACTACTCATATTTGGCATTCGTTTAACGCAAATAATGGTTTTTGGGACTGTGAACGGTCAAGATTTATCGGCGCAAGCCCAAAACCTATATGATAGAAGTAGCATATTGCCAGCACAACGTGGAACCATCTATGATGTAGGTGGAAATCCATTAGCAATGGATGCTACTTCTTATTCATTGTACGCAGTTTTAACGGATAAATGGTCTGAACCAGAGGACCCGCAATATGTAGTGGATAAGGAAAATACTGCTCAAGCCTTGTCGCAATATATCGACCTAACGACTGAAGAAATATTAGAACGACTGAACACCCAAGACGCTTCTCAAGTAGAATTTGGTACGGCAGGGCAAGACCTGACATACGCTGAGATGAAGGCCATTGACGACCAAAATCTACCTGGCATTATGTTTAATGAAACGCCAACTAGAATGTATCCAAATGGCGTCTTTGCCTCTCATTTAATTGGGTATGCTGAGTATATGGAAGCTAGCACTGCAATTGACAGCCGTTTGACCGGACAAATGGGCTTGGAACTGTCTATGGATGAGACCCTAAAAGGTACCAATGGCCGTAAATCTTACCAATCGAGTTCGACCAATGTTGAGTTAAGTGGGACAGGTCAGGTGGAGGAAGAACCTACCGATGGGTCTGATGTATACTTAACCTTGGATACCCGACTACAAACTTATTTAGAAACCTTGATGACAGAGGTTTATGAAAAATATGAACCAACGTCAATGACAGCTATGCTAGTTGAACCAGAAACTGGCGAAATTGTTGCAGCATCACAAAGACCAACCTTCAACCTAGAAACAAAAGAAGGGATCGACGATATGTGGCAAAACTTACTAGTTGAAAAAGCTTATGAACCAGGATCTACGATTAAAGTATTAACGGTAGCAGCAGCCATTGAAGAAGGGGTATTTGACCCAAATTCATTCTACGATTCAAGTCCCGTAACTATGGGCGATTCAACGATTGCCGATTATAACGGGGTTGGTTGGGGTGTGATTACCGAACTGGAGGGGTTATCACAATCATCAAATACCCTGATGATCCATTTAGTAAAAGAGATGGGTTATGACGTTTGGGAATCTTATATCCGTGAGTTCGGTCTACTGCAAGAAACGGGTTCAGGATTTGCCAACGAAGCAAGCGGTTCAATGAACTATGAGTATGAAGCAGATAAAGTAACGACTGGATTTGGCCAAGGGATTTATGTGACCCCTTATCAAATGATGCAAGCCTTCACAGCAATTGCTAACGACGGGAATATGATGAAATTACAATTGGTTAACCGTTATGAAGAAGACGGGACGATGCAAGTTGTTGAGCCAGAAGTAGTTTCATCACCAATTTCAAAAGAAACTGCTAATAAGACACTTGAATACTTGCAATCTGTTGTTTATGCAGACACAGGTACCGGGGCCGCTTATGACTTAGATGGTTATACAGTATCCGCTAAAACAGGTACAGCAGAGGTCTTCAATCTTGAAACCAATACATATGAAGCAGGTTTAACCAAATACTTGTACTCTGTAGTTGGTTTTGTCCCAAGTGAAGATCCGCAATATGTCCTATATATCACAGCGGAGCAACCGAAAAGCTTGGAAACGACTGCTAGCGATATGATGACAGAAATTTATACACCGCTATTAACAAGAGCGCTTGAATATAATGCCTTAGGTGATAGTGAGTCAGTTGTGACGGCAACCGTCCCTGATGTGTCAGGATTAACCATTAGTGAGGCGCAACAGACCCTATCAGATGCTAGCTTCGTCAATGTAGAAGTGATTGGTGATGGGGCAAGCATCCTCAGTCAAACACCTGCGGCAAATGAGGAAGTGTCTGTTACCCAACCAATCTTCTTGATGTCTGATGATGCAAATCCAACCATGCCAGACTTTACTGGATTGAACGCTTCAGCAAGCCAAGCCTTAGCTTCGTTACTAGGTATTGAAGTTGAACTTGACGGTGAAGGGGTTGTTGTTGGTCAGTCGATTGCGATAGGCGAACAAGTCAATAACAACAATACGATTGTGTTACAATTAGCGGAGTCTTAAACACCTAAAAACAAGGAAAATAAATTCACAATAACCCATTTAAACAAGGGAAGAGAAAGGGAAAATTATGGTATTACTTTTTATCACGACATTAGTGTTAACATTAGTCGGCATGCCGTTCTTCATTCAATTTATGCGTGAAAAACAATTCGGACAAGTTACAAGAGATGAGGGGCCAGCTTGGCATAAAGCCAAATCTGGTACCCCAGCAATGGGTGGGGTAGTCTTTCTATCCGCAGCCCTAGTAGGTTTATTGGTTTGGTCTATACTGACCGGTCAATGGCACGGTGAAGTTTGGTTGTTAGTTGGGACAATGATTTTCTTTGGTGGCATCGGATTTGCTGATGACTTCTTAAAGATTTTCAAGAAACAAAATGAAGGCTTAACTTCACTACAAAAATTGATTTTACAAATTGTGGGTTCAGCTCTAATCGTATTATTAATGCGTGTAATTACCTTCCATGTGTCGATTCCATTTCCATTTACTACAGGTATTACAAATGTCTTATTCGTCTTCGTCTTCCTATTACTATGGATCACAGGCTTTTCAAATGCCTTCAATTTAACGGACGGACTTGACGGCCTATCATCAGGCCTTGGTGTAATCTCATTCTCAACTTATGCGCTTATCGCATTTAGAATGGGTGAACGAGGAATAGGAGCCTTCTGTATCGCTATCGTTGCCAGTTTATTAGGCTTCTTATTCTTTAACCGCAAACCAGCCCGTATCTTCATGGGAGATGCCGGGTCATTAGCCCTAGGTGCCTTACTAGCTGTTATTTCAGTAATGTTAGGCAATCCGTGGTCATTACTATTGATTGGATTCGTATACGTAGTTGAAACAGCTTCAGTTATCATCCAAGTCACTTCCTTCAAATTGACTGGGAAAAGGGTCTTTAAAATGTCGCCAATTCACCACCACTTTGAAATGATTGGATGGAGTGAGTGGAAGGTAGATATTATCTTTTGGGCAGTCGGTTTAGTCACAGCAATCATCGGCTTATTATTCTTTTAATATAAATTCATACTAAAGGGGAAATCATTATGGAAGCATCACAATGGCGCGAATCAGTTCGCAATAAAAAAATATTAGTACTCGGACTTGCAAAGACTGGTGTTTCGGTCGTGCAACATCTACAAGCATTGGGGGCAATTGTTACTGTCAACGACTTCAAACCACTTGAAGAAAATAAAGATGCCCAAGCCCTAATCGAGGAAAATAACGCCCGTGTTGTTGCTGGCGGCCATCCCGTATCACTATTAGATGAAGACTTCGCCTTTATGGTGAAAAACCCAGGAATTCCTTTTAACAACCCAATGGTCGTTCGTGCGCAAGAAATTGGCCTACCCGTATACACCGACATCGAACTTGCAGATAAGATGACCGATGCCACAATTATTGGTATTACTGGATCTAACGGTAAAACAACAACTACAAGCCTAGTTGGCGAAATGTTAGGGAAAGCAGCTTCACTTGCAGGTGAAAGCTACGTTGGGGGGAACATTGGTATCCCGTCATTAGACATCGCTTCTAAAGCTGAAGCAGATGACCGGTTGATTTTAGAATTATCTTCCTTCCAATTAATGGGGACAGATGCATTCCAACCGCATATCGCAGCCATCACCAATATTTATGCAGCCCATTTAGATTACCATGGTTCAATGGACGGTTATATTTCTGCAAAATGGCAAATCACTGCCAACCAAACAACAGATGACTTTTTGATTTTAAATGCCGACCAAATGGACGTATTTGGCGACCGGACGACAAAAGCAACGGTAGTGCCTTTTTCAGCGACCACTATTCAACCTGACGGTGCTTGGTTCGACCAAGATAGCCAAAACTTTATCTGGCATGATGAAATTGTCTTGAACAGAAAAGACTTCTTCCTACCAGGACACCACAACTTAGAAAATATGCTAGTAGCCGTTGCTATTGGTAAATTACTAGGAATTTCAAATGAAGAAATCAAAAACGGCGTATCTACCTTCCACGGCGTGAAACACCGCCTACAGTTTGTTGCTGAAATCGATGGTCGTCGTTTCTACAATGATTCAAAAGCGACAAACAACGATGCCTCTATTACAGCCCTGGATTCATTTAGCCAAAAACAAGACAATGTCATTTGGTTAGCGGGTGGTTTAGACCGCGGGAATGAAGTGACTGAATTAGCCGATCACATGGACCGGGTGAAAGGTATGGTTGTTTTCGGCCAAGCAGCAGATAAATTTGCTGGCCTGGGGCAAAATAAAGGTTTAACAGCGATTCAACAAGTAGAATGGATTGAAGAAGCTGTTAAAGCTGCCTATGACATGTCAGCACCTGGTGACACGATTCTATTGTCACCAGCTTCAGCTTCCTGGGACCAATATCCAAATTTTGAAGTCCGTGGTGATCGTTATATCAAAGCGATTGAAGACTTGGGCAAATAAATTAATTAGCGAGAAAAAGGAGTTTATTATGCGAATTTTACTTTCCGGTGGTGGGACTGGGGGGCATATCTACCCAGCCTTGGCCCTAAGAAAACAAATTTTAGCGCAATATCCGGATGCAGAATTTCTGTATGTGGGGACTGAAGGCGGTTTGGAATCAAGAATCGTGCCTAATGAAGGCGTCGATTTCAAAACTATCCAAATTCAAGGAATCAAACGGTCATTCTCTTTAGATAATGCCAGAACAGTTTATTACATGTTTGACAGTATACGTAAGGCAAAGCAAATCGTCCGCGATTTTAATCCGGATGTAGCGATTGGCACAGGTGGTTATGTCTGTGCGCCGGTTTTATATGCAGCTGCACGTACAGGTGTGCCAAGTATTATCCATGAACAAAATTCCGTTGCCGGGATGACCAATAAGTTTTTAGCGCCTTTTATGGCAAAAATAGCTATTTGCTTTGAGGATGTAGCGAAAGATTTTAAACGATACGCTAACAAAGTAGTTTTCACAGGTAATCCGCGCGCCCAAGAGGTAGCGTCAATTTCAGACAAGGCAGATTTAACTACTTATGGTCTAGAAAACGGCAAGCCAACAGTATTGATTTTCGGTGGTAGTCGTGGCGCTTTACGGATCAACGAAACTGTTAAAGAAGCTATTCCGGCCTTTATCGAAAAAGATTATCAAGTATTGATCGCTTCAGGGGATACTTATTACGAAGAATTCCAAGAAGCATTTACGGACTTTAACGAGTGGGGCAATGTCCAAATTGTTTCTTACATCAATAACATGCCAGCCTTGTTCAACACCATTGACCTAGTTGTGTGTCGTTCAGGTGCAACAACAATGACTGAATTAACCGCTTTGGGGACACCGTCTATTTTGATTCCAAGCCCTAATGTAACAGCCAACCATCAGGAAATGAATGCGCGCTCTTTAGTGAAACACGATGGGGCCCGCATGATTTTAGAAAACGACTTAAATGTTAAGGGATTTCTAGCTGAAATTGATGGCTTAATGGCTGACAAAAATGAACGGGACCGAATTGCGACGAATGCCCTGAACCAAGGGGTGCCAGATGCGGGTGACCGTTTAATCAAGATTATTGAAACGCTTGTGAAATAGGAAGTCCTTTTTCCAAATAAATAGATAGAAAGGGGGCATGATGATGGATTGGGAAGAAGATGAGCGCATTCGCCAAGAGAAACGGGAGAGAAGACGCCGTTTACATGATAAATTAGCTAAAAATGGTCGAACAGACGTAGACAGAAGGCAAGATAAAAGTGCGAACAAGTCAAACCAAGATGACCTGCAAAATGGCGTGAATAGCAGTCATCAATACGAAGATCAGGACCAAGCTATGCTTGAAAAGAAACAAGTAGCGTCAAATATAAATAAGCAAAAAAGTAGCAAGCAAAAACCTGTGATGAAAAAAGCAAAACAAAAACCCAAGTGGGGATTGTCTAAATTCAACATAAAAAGCAAAGCGAATTCGAAGAAACAAAAGCAACTGGTGACAAGTAATCAGGGGATGCCTCCAGTTAAGAAGGTAAAAAAAAGTGGACCGACTAATTGGAAAAGAATGGTGCTATTATTGTTACCATTTGTAATTACATTAATTGTGGCCGGTTACTATGCTTCACCCCTTAATCATGTGGCTTCAATCACTGTTGAAGGTGTGGAGGATACAGAAAGCGTGAATTTATATCCCCTAAATGAAGGAATGTCAGTGACAGATTTGAAAAATTCTAAGGGTGAGGTGGAACAAGCTATTGTAAACCAAAATCCTTCGGTCAAGTCAGCAACTGTGAACGTATCGGATTGGAATAAAGTAGCTGTGAACGTGTCAACCTACCGCCAGTTGGGGTACATCCAGATTGCGGACTTTTTCTACCCATTACTAGAAAATAATGAAATCATCGACACACCACTGCCATCACTTGAAAAAGCGTTACCCTTATTTGAAGGGTATGATATTGCTAATAAAGATCAAAGAGCCAAGCTAACAGAAACGGTTAAGGCCCTATCAAGCCTGTCAGATGACATCATTCAAAAAACTTCCTTTGTGACTTATACAGGTGATGAAAGTAATACTGACCGGATTGCCTTACAAATGGTTGACGGGAACGTGGTGAGAGGGTTTATTAGCTCAATTGGTGATCGGATGAGTTATTATAATGGTATTGCCAGTCAATTGGACGGGCAAACGGGACTGATCGACATGGAAGTAGCCATTTATTTCACTGAATTAAACGATGGGAATAACCCTTACGCTTCAGAAGAAGAGAAGAAAGCTTATGATGAATCGGTGGCTGCAGAATCAAGGGCAGCGAGTGAAAGTGAAGCTAGCGAATTAGAAGATTCATCATCAGATTCAGCTAGTGAGTCAACAGATCGTTCTAGCAATGGATCAACTAGTGCATCAGATGATGAATCAGCATCATCTGGTGAGGCTAGTCAGGTTGAAAGTACTGATGCACAAGCAGCATCTTCTAATGTCGAAATGGGTGCAACAAGTGGAAATTCAGTTGTTGAATCAGGAAGTGAATAAAGTGGCGAAATTATGTGAAAGCAATTAAAATCATTTGCGAGTAGGAAAACGTCATCACTATTGATAGACCGTGGCTATGTCAACAATTTCTATTAGAAACTAACGGTAATTCCGTTGGTAATTAGTGCTGTCTATGTTAAAATAGTAACGATACGATTAAATATTAAATTTTCTAGGAGGTTTCAATAAACATGGTTCAGCCAGAAATTTTTGCAAGTTTAGATATTGGAACCACTTCAATAAAAGTAGTAGTTGCAGAATATGTAAACCAACAAATTAATGTTATTGGAGTAGGTCACGAGCGGTCACAAGGACTCAGTAGAGGTGTGATTGTAGATATTGATAAGACTGTTGAGTCTATCAAGCGCGCAATTAAAAAAGCCGAACAAAAAGCAAATTATACAATTAATGACGTCATTGTAGCCGTTCCTAGTAATCAGGTGAACATCGAACCTTGTTACGGTATGATCGCAGTGTCAAATGACAACAGAGAGATTACAGATAAGGACGTCAAAAACGTTTTAGCGGCAGCAAAAGTTCGTTCAGTACCAGCTGAAAGAGAAATTATTTCAGTGATGCCGGAGGAATTCATTGTTGATGGCTTTGACAACATTAAAGACCCACGTGGTATGATTGGTGTCAGACTAGAGTTATACGCTAGTTTGGTCACTGGTCCAAAAACACTTGTTCATAATATTCGTCGTTGTGTGGCAATGGCAGGATTGAATATTCGGGACCTAGTTGTCCAATCTTATGCAAATGCATACGCTGCGATGAGTAAGAGTGAACGTGAGTTTGGGACAATCTTAATTGACATGGGTGGCGGACAAACAAGTGTGTCTGTATTCCACGATGATCAATTGAAATTTGCGACAGTTGACCACGAAGGTGGGGAACTTGTTACAAAAGATATCTCAACTATATTGAATACCTCAATTGAAAACGCTGAACAAATAAAATTAGAATATGGCTATGCTTTACCTAAAGATACGAACGATTCAGAATTCTTCCCAGTTGAAACGATTGGTAAGGCGAATCCAGAACGTGTGAGTGAGCATTACTTAGCTGAAATTATTGAAGCTCGGGAACGTCAAATATTCGAAACATTGAAAAAACCTCTAGATAAAATCGAAGCCTTTGCTTTACCAGGTGGCATTATTGTGACCGGTGGGGCAGCATCATTACCTGGTGTATTAGATTTAGCTGAAGAAGTGTTTGGCCATGAAGTGCGTTATTACATCCCAGAATATGTTGGTTTGCGTAACCCAATCTTTACCACAGCTGTTGGTTTAATTCAATATGTGGCACAGTTGGATGATATCCATCATTTAGCACAAGATAACGGGCAACAAGTAAAAGTCGCTCCAAGTACTCGGACTAGTCACCCAGCACCTGCTCGTAGTGAACCAGTTGCTAGCACAAAGCAAACAGAATCAGTTGACAATTACAAGCAAGTAAATGATGATAGTGAAAACGATAAACCTAGCGTATCGCCTTCTAATACTGAACAAACTTATTATGAAGAAAGACCAGCTAGCCAATACGATGAATTAAATGACGAAACTGAAACGGGCGAAGAAGAA encodes:
- a CDS encoding DUF3397 family protein, which translates into the protein MAFKWSEILFYLLPIVSLLLVGTVGKPYLYFNKRIKFAPIDVVFPILLVCLHFISKDLLLFSIIPHLVVVISLLAIGVLVWRFVRNQEVIVGKFYRMLVNIAFSFTFILYMLVTICRIIQVVTM
- the mraZ gene encoding division/cell wall cluster transcriptional repressor MraZ translates to MLMGEFQHNIDAKGRIIIPAKLREDLGAKFVITRGLDGCVFGYPLDNWEKIQEKLKQLPLAKKEARAFTRFFYSAAAEVEIDKQGRINVPSTLVDYANLEKECLVLGVSDRIEIWSKARWESVSSEIEESFEEIAEDMLDFGL
- the rsmH gene encoding 16S rRNA (cytosine(1402)-N(4))-methyltransferase RsmH codes for the protein MANEFHHISVLLNESVDGLAIKPNGIYVDCTLGGAGHSSKIAAALSDEGRLIAFDQDLVAIGNAEKVLAAEIESGKVTLVHNNFRHIQSELEKMGITGVDGILYDLGVSSPQLDEIERGFSYHQDAPLDMRMDQTQALTAETIINDWEYNDLVRIFYRYGEEKFSKQIARKIEQRRADHRITRTEELVDIVKEAIPAPARRKGGHPAKRIFQAVRIAVNDELGAIEDSLEQALNLLNVGGRVSAISFQSLEDRIVKQMFKDASTGEELPANLPVINADIEAPFKLVNRKPIYASEEELAYNSRAQSAKLRIIERIK
- the ftsL gene encoding cell division protein FtsL, producing MAIFLLQDQVNIKMSAMPAERAIPNIPAYPEESQQAQPKQNVTALPANIPANKSKSRVKFSLMQKMLMTIAFLVMIAGLLGVTIMRANVNAASQQLQEVQQNAEDLGIQKENLTQEVHELSNYSRVVEIAEEQGLNMNEENIRNVE
- a CDS encoding penicillin-binding transpeptidase domain-containing protein: MKDSRKLKKNRKKTIRAMMGLAGFLLLIFGIRLTQIMVFGTVNGQDLSAQAQNLYDRSSILPAQRGTIYDVGGNPLAMDATSYSLYAVLTDKWSEPEDPQYVVDKENTAQALSQYIDLTTEEILERLNTQDASQVEFGTAGQDLTYAEMKAIDDQNLPGIMFNETPTRMYPNGVFASHLIGYAEYMEASTAIDSRLTGQMGLELSMDETLKGTNGRKSYQSSSTNVELSGTGQVEEEPTDGSDVYLTLDTRLQTYLETLMTEVYEKYEPTSMTAMLVEPETGEIVAASQRPTFNLETKEGIDDMWQNLLVEKAYEPGSTIKVLTVAAAIEEGVFDPNSFYDSSPVTMGDSTIADYNGVGWGVITELEGLSQSSNTLMIHLVKEMGYDVWESYIREFGLLQETGSGFANEASGSMNYEYEADKVTTGFGQGIYVTPYQMMQAFTAIANDGNMMKLQLVNRYEEDGTMQVVEPEVVSSPISKETANKTLEYLQSVVYADTGTGAAYDLDGYTVSAKTGTAEVFNLETNTYEAGLTKYLYSVVGFVPSEDPQYVLYITAEQPKSLETTASDMMTEIYTPLLTRALEYNALGDSESVVTATVPDVSGLTISEAQQTLSDASFVNVEVIGDGASILSQTPAANEEVSVTQPIFLMSDDANPTMPDFTGLNASASQALASLLGIEVELDGEGVVVGQSIAIGEQVNNNNTIVLQLAES
- the mraY gene encoding phospho-N-acetylmuramoyl-pentapeptide-transferase, whose protein sequence is MVLLFITTLVLTLVGMPFFIQFMREKQFGQVTRDEGPAWHKAKSGTPAMGGVVFLSAALVGLLVWSILTGQWHGEVWLLVGTMIFFGGIGFADDFLKIFKKQNEGLTSLQKLILQIVGSALIVLLMRVITFHVSIPFPFTTGITNVLFVFVFLLLWITGFSNAFNLTDGLDGLSSGLGVISFSTYALIAFRMGERGIGAFCIAIVASLLGFLFFNRKPARIFMGDAGSLALGALLAVISVMLGNPWSLLLIGFVYVVETASVIIQVTSFKLTGKRVFKMSPIHHHFEMIGWSEWKVDIIFWAVGLVTAIIGLLFF
- the murD gene encoding UDP-N-acetylmuramoyl-L-alanine--D-glutamate ligase, which codes for MEASQWRESVRNKKILVLGLAKTGVSVVQHLQALGAIVTVNDFKPLEENKDAQALIEENNARVVAGGHPVSLLDEDFAFMVKNPGIPFNNPMVVRAQEIGLPVYTDIELADKMTDATIIGITGSNGKTTTTSLVGEMLGKAASLAGESYVGGNIGIPSLDIASKAEADDRLILELSSFQLMGTDAFQPHIAAITNIYAAHLDYHGSMDGYISAKWQITANQTTDDFLILNADQMDVFGDRTTKATVVPFSATTIQPDGAWFDQDSQNFIWHDEIVLNRKDFFLPGHHNLENMLVAVAIGKLLGISNEEIKNGVSTFHGVKHRLQFVAEIDGRRFYNDSKATNNDASITALDSFSQKQDNVIWLAGGLDRGNEVTELADHMDRVKGMVVFGQAADKFAGLGQNKGLTAIQQVEWIEEAVKAAYDMSAPGDTILLSPASASWDQYPNFEVRGDRYIKAIEDLGK
- the murG gene encoding undecaprenyldiphospho-muramoylpentapeptide beta-N-acetylglucosaminyltransferase produces the protein MRILLSGGGTGGHIYPALALRKQILAQYPDAEFLYVGTEGGLESRIVPNEGVDFKTIQIQGIKRSFSLDNARTVYYMFDSIRKAKQIVRDFNPDVAIGTGGYVCAPVLYAAARTGVPSIIHEQNSVAGMTNKFLAPFMAKIAICFEDVAKDFKRYANKVVFTGNPRAQEVASISDKADLTTYGLENGKPTVLIFGGSRGALRINETVKEAIPAFIEKDYQVLIASGDTYYEEFQEAFTDFNEWGNVQIVSYINNMPALFNTIDLVVCRSGATTMTELTALGTPSILIPSPNVTANHQEMNARSLVKHDGARMILENDLNVKGFLAEIDGLMADKNERDRIATNALNQGVPDAGDRLIKIIETLVK
- a CDS encoding cell division protein FtsQ/DivIB gives rise to the protein MDWEEDERIRQEKRERRRRLHDKLAKNGRTDVDRRQDKSANKSNQDDLQNGVNSSHQYEDQDQAMLEKKQVASNINKQKSSKQKPVMKKAKQKPKWGLSKFNIKSKANSKKQKQLVTSNQGMPPVKKVKKSGPTNWKRMVLLLLPFVITLIVAGYYASPLNHVASITVEGVEDTESVNLYPLNEGMSVTDLKNSKGEVEQAIVNQNPSVKSATVNVSDWNKVAVNVSTYRQLGYIQIADFFYPLLENNEIIDTPLPSLEKALPLFEGYDIANKDQRAKLTETVKALSSLSDDIIQKTSFVTYTGDESNTDRIALQMVDGNVVRGFISSIGDRMSYYNGIASQLDGQTGLIDMEVAIYFTELNDGNNPYASEEEKKAYDESVAAESRAASESEASELEDSSSDSASESTDRSSNGSTSASDDESASSGEASQVESTDAQAASSNVEMGATSGNSVVESGSE